The following proteins are encoded in a genomic region of Planococcus lenghuensis:
- a CDS encoding SLATT domain-containing protein: MKEIKKYQDRDINDEIEKKINTLNKTRDNRLEMSKRLTSYDDKWKVVFFFLNIEAVIFILLALSETNIDEILPGEIFSLFSGIFSIYVILLQYYINSLNYRERALRMHYHQLDIEDLILKFKVVFLKKKDPENSIEYSEAIKDYKTIMFKYQSILKNNENHSPIDNKVNEFYRSNIDSQKANKDCKLFRKWKPLDLTVDNTILYLNVFFTFGLLVILVGVLWVIS, translated from the coding sequence ATGAAAGAAATTAAAAAATACCAAGATAGAGATATAAACGATGAAATTGAGAAAAAAATAAATACTCTTAATAAAACTCGAGACAACAGACTAGAGATGAGTAAAAGGTTAACGAGTTATGACGATAAATGGAAAGTAGTGTTTTTCTTTCTAAACATAGAAGCAGTGATATTTATACTGCTGGCTCTTAGTGAGACAAACATAGATGAAATTTTGCCAGGAGAAATTTTTTCCCTCTTCTCAGGTATCTTTTCAATCTATGTAATATTGCTTCAGTATTATATTAATAGTTTGAATTATAGAGAGAGAGCTCTAAGAATGCATTATCATCAGTTAGATATTGAAGATTTAATTTTGAAATTTAAAGTGGTTTTTCTTAAGAAAAAAGACCCGGAAAACTCAATTGAATATTCCGAGGCTATTAAGGATTATAAGACTATAATGTTTAAATATCAGTCCATATTAAAAAATAATGAAAACCATAGTCCTATTGATAATAAAGTTAACGAATTTTATAGATCAAACATAGATTCGCAGAAAGCAAACAAGGATTGTAAGTTATTTAGAAAGTGGAAACCCTTAGATTTGACCGTCGATAATACAATTCTTTATTTAAATGTCTTTTTTACTTTCGGGCTTTTGGTAATTCTAGTTGGAGTGTTGTGGGTTATTTCCTAA
- a CDS encoding RNA-directed DNA polymerase, with amino-acid sequence MLNDSLDIPMLTLRYGESLSKSKLYNPQTISILNLIKKNENNVLLNELEKGVEEFCEDNTLHISRDFVYKNDYFTPRNMHLISPLYYLYYTKIVFEIARSYLNGMETLNFSSKRLKSFYSGRLEFSLDKEKVSENSNFNSSYKHFQKEREKYFGHPALKIDLKDFFSSIKVVNLKEKLEKHIGRNPAIDDLVLFYSFCGFSSLPQFHYSIASSILSQFYLQDFDNKMKSLLDEEELILIRFVDDMFIIPEDKTVVEKRNNTLLQIINHWLWEDELVLNSSKTKLLSAEEYEIDFQTLLDYEENNSFLSEKKIEEQAKEIISNGNFKYLLLELNKLEKDEGVNLSAYKSLTDEYVSIGGEDTYKIINNIIYSRKWEMMNDKDLIEIIKKWKYVLYNPSQFTVLYVMICRYLENRSKVDGSPIRKLLNYLLRRDNFTFRDTLVAAAYLFQNKKKHSDLLDKISAINNDYVKFMKMYISD; translated from the coding sequence ATGTTGAATGATAGTTTAGATATACCAATGCTAACGTTGAGATATGGAGAGTCTTTATCAAAATCGAAGTTATATAACCCGCAGACGATTTCAATATTAAATTTGATTAAGAAAAACGAAAATAATGTTTTATTGAATGAACTTGAAAAAGGAGTAGAAGAGTTTTGTGAAGATAATACCCTGCATATTTCTCGAGATTTTGTATATAAAAACGATTACTTTACACCCCGTAATATGCACTTAATCTCGCCCCTTTATTATTTGTATTACACTAAAATAGTTTTTGAAATCGCTCGAAGTTACTTAAATGGAATGGAGACGTTGAATTTCTCATCTAAAAGACTGAAATCTTTTTACTCAGGAAGATTAGAGTTTTCTTTGGATAAAGAAAAAGTAAGTGAGAATTCAAATTTTAATAGTAGTTACAAACATTTCCAAAAAGAAAGAGAAAAGTATTTTGGACACCCCGCACTGAAGATTGATTTAAAAGACTTTTTTTCTTCAATTAAGGTTGTAAACTTGAAAGAAAAACTTGAAAAGCATATTGGCAGAAATCCAGCTATTGATGATTTAGTACTTTTCTATTCATTTTGCGGTTTTTCTTCATTACCTCAATTTCATTATTCGATAGCTTCTTCAATATTATCACAATTTTATTTACAAGACTTTGATAACAAAATGAAGAGTTTGTTGGATGAAGAAGAATTAATCCTAATTCGCTTTGTTGATGATATGTTTATAATTCCAGAAGATAAGACAGTAGTAGAAAAAAGAAATAATACACTTTTGCAGATAATTAATCATTGGCTCTGGGAAGATGAATTAGTTTTAAATTCTTCTAAGACAAAATTATTGAGTGCAGAGGAGTATGAAATTGACTTTCAAACGTTGCTTGATTATGAGGAGAATAATTCATTTTTGAGCGAAAAGAAAATAGAAGAACAAGCTAAAGAAATAATAAGTAATGGAAATTTTAAATACCTATTACTAGAGTTAAACAAGTTAGAAAAAGATGAAGGAGTCAATCTTAGCGCTTATAAATCCTTAACTGATGAATATGTTTCAATAGGTGGTGAAGATACATATAAAATCATCAATAATATTATTTATTCTCGAAAGTGGGAAATGATGAACGATAAAGACTTAATTGAGATAATAAAGAAATGGAAATACGTTCTGTATAATCCATCTCAATTCACGGTCTTGTATGTAATGATTTGCAGGTACTTAGAAAACAGAAGTAAAGTTGACGGTAGCCCAATCCGTAAACTTTTAAATTATTTACTAAGAAGAGATAATTTCACCTTTCGTGATACTTTAGTTGCCGCCGCTTATCTTTTCCAGAACAAAAAGAAACACAGCGATCTTTTAGATAAAATTTCAGCCATCAATAATGATTACGTAAAATTTATGAAAATGTATATTTCGGACTAG
- a CDS encoding DUF4181 domain-containing protein, translating to MSYDLLPEHLWYLDILLLFVGTGLLMWLFSKVVYKRFGIKKLYFNSNQHVNNTHRKWDLTTRSVYLSIFVLIFLFTLAQNIYIPWIFLLLLPLYLIQTVLAAVMEWKHGRGRTVAIATIVQIGFFFSVVAFLVAILFLGIWRA from the coding sequence ATGTCTTACGATCTGTTACCGGAACACCTTTGGTATCTTGATATCCTCTTGCTATTCGTCGGAACCGGCTTGCTAATGTGGCTGTTCAGCAAGGTCGTATACAAACGGTTCGGGATCAAAAAGCTGTATTTCAATAGTAATCAACACGTGAACAACACCCACCGAAAATGGGACTTGACCACCCGCTCTGTCTATCTGTCTATTTTTGTTCTTATCTTTTTATTCACCTTGGCACAGAATATCTATATCCCATGGATTTTTTTGCTGCTCTTGCCACTGTACCTGATACAAACCGTGTTGGCCGCAGTCATGGAGTGGAAGCATGGAAGAGGACGCACAGTAGCCATTGCCACCATCGTGCAAATCGGATTCTTTTTTAGTGTCGTTGCTTTTCTAGTAGCTATTCTTTTCCTGGGGATCTGGCGTGCGTGA